From a single Sus scrofa isolate TJ Tabasco breed Duroc chromosome 13, Sscrofa11.1, whole genome shotgun sequence genomic region:
- the CISH gene encoding cytokine-inducible SH2-containing protein — protein MVLCVQGPCPLLAVEQTGQRPLWAQSLELPELAMQPLPVGAFLEEAAEESPAHPESEPKVLDPEEDLLCIAKTFSYLRESGWYWGSITASEARQHLQKMPEGTFLVRDSTHPSYLFTLSVKTTRGPTNVRIEYADSSFRLDSNCLSRPRILAFPDVVSLVQHYVASCAADTRSDSPDPAPTPTLPTPKEDAPGDPGLPATAVHLKLVQPFVRRSSARSLQHLCRLVINRLVADVDCLPLPRRMADYLRQYPFQL, from the exons ATGGTCCTCTGCGTTCAGGG ACCTTGTCCTTTGCTGGCTGTGGAGCAGACTGGGCAGCGGCCCCTGTGGGCCCAGTCCCTGGAGCTGCCCGAACTAGCTATGCAGCCTTTGCCTGTTggggccttcctggaggaggcagcagaggagtCCCCAGCCCATCCAGAGAGTGAGCCTAAGGTGCTGGACCCCGAGGAAGATCTACTGTGCATAGCCAAGACCTTCTCCTACCTTCGGGAATCTG GCTGGTATTGGGGTTCCATTACGGCCAGCGAGGCCCGGCAACACCTGCAGAAGATGCCAGAGGGCACATTCCTAGTACGTGACAGCACCCACCCCAGCTACCTGTTCACACTGTCGGTCAAAACCACCCGCGGCCCCACCAACGTGCGCATTGAGTACGCCGACTCCAGCTTCCGCCTGGACTCCAACTGCCTGTCCAGGCCACGCATCCTGGCCTTTCCAGATGTGGTCAGCCTTGTGCAGCACTATGTGGCCTCCTGTGCTGCAGATACCCGAAGTGACAGTCCTGACCCTGCACCCACCCCGACCCTGCCTACCCCTAAGGAAGATGCGCCTGGTGACCCAGGCTTGCCTGCAactgctgtgcacctgaaactggTGCAGCCTTTTGTGCGCAGAAGCAGTGCCCGAAGCCTGCAGCACCTGTGCCGCCTCGTCATCAACCGTCTGGTGGCTGATGTGGACTGCCTGCCACTACCGCGGCGTATGGCTGACTACCTCCGACAGTACCCTTTCCAGCTCTGA